A window of the Mauremys reevesii isolate NIE-2019 linkage group 26, ASM1616193v1, whole genome shotgun sequence genome harbors these coding sequences:
- the DDA1 gene encoding DET1- and DDB1-associated protein 1 isoform X3, protein MGACGSGLRGGPGKEADFLKGLPVYNKSNFSRFHADSVCKASNRRPSVYLPTREYPSEQIIVTEKTNILLRYLHQQWDKKNAAKKRDQEQVEIEEES, encoded by the exons ATGGGAGCGTGCGGATCCGGGCTGAGGGGCGGTCCGGGCAAGGAG GCAGATTTTTTGAAAGGATTACCAGTCTACAACAAAAGCAACTTCAGTAGATTTCATGCAGACTCTGTATGTAAAGCATCG AACAGAAGACCGTCAGTATATCTTCCCACAAGGGAATATCCATCTGAACAAA TCATAGTAACAGAAAAGACAAACATACTTTTGCGTTATCTACATCAGCAATGGGACAAAAAG AATGCAGCAAAGAAGAGAGATCAAGAGCAAGTGGAAATAGAAG AAGAGTCCTGA
- the DDA1 gene encoding DET1- and DDB1-associated protein 1 isoform X1 → MGACGSGLRGGPGKEADFLKGLPVYNKSNFSRFHADSVCKASNRRPSVYLPTREYPSEQIIVTEKTNILLRYLHQQWDKKNAAKKRDQEQVEIEGENSAPPRKIARTDSQDMNEDT, encoded by the exons ATGGGAGCGTGCGGATCCGGGCTGAGGGGCGGTCCGGGCAAGGAG GCAGATTTTTTGAAAGGATTACCAGTCTACAACAAAAGCAACTTCAGTAGATTTCATGCAGACTCTGTATGTAAAGCATCG AACAGAAGACCGTCAGTATATCTTCCCACAAGGGAATATCCATCTGAACAAA TCATAGTAACAGAAAAGACAAACATACTTTTGCGTTATCTACATCAGCAATGGGACAAAAAG AATGCAGCAAAGAAGAGAGATCAAGAGCAAGTGGAAATAGAAGGTGAGAATTCGGCACCACCACGGAAAATTGCCCGGACAGACAGCCAGGACATGAATGAGGACACTTAA
- the DDA1 gene encoding DET1- and DDB1-associated protein 1 isoform X2, which yields MADFLKGLPVYNKSNFSRFHADSVCKASNRRPSVYLPTREYPSEQIIVTEKTNILLRYLHQQWDKKNAAKKRDQEQVEIEGENSAPPRKIARTDSQDMNEDT from the exons ATG GCAGATTTTTTGAAAGGATTACCAGTCTACAACAAAAGCAACTTCAGTAGATTTCATGCAGACTCTGTATGTAAAGCATCG AACAGAAGACCGTCAGTATATCTTCCCACAAGGGAATATCCATCTGAACAAA TCATAGTAACAGAAAAGACAAACATACTTTTGCGTTATCTACATCAGCAATGGGACAAAAAG AATGCAGCAAAGAAGAGAGATCAAGAGCAAGTGGAAATAGAAGGTGAGAATTCGGCACCACCACGGAAAATTGCCCGGACAGACAGCCAGGACATGAATGAGGACACTTAA
- the MRPL34 gene encoding 39S ribosomal protein L34, mitochondrial, which yields MSQKPLRGPSPAWPWVAIGPAAGANRPGRCCGGMMAFFTGRLGRLWPLRPGGRFFLLQHVTASPSQPRTISILSDALGQPPSTSLSFRSAGIFQSIPRHLSPWSLQQIRTKARGNEYQPKNLKRKRTHGWIKRIRTPSGIEVILRRMLKCRKSLSH from the exons ATGTCCCAGAAGCCCTTGCGTGGCCCCAGCCCCGCGTGGCCGTGGGTTGCGATAGGCCCGGCGGCGGGAGCCAATAGGCCCGGGCGTTGTTGCGGGGGGATGATGGCTTTCTTCACAGGCCGCCTGGGCCGCCTCTGGCCTCTGCGTCCCGGGGGCAG ATTCTTCCTGCTGCAGCACGTTACAGcctccccctcacagcccaggaCAATTTCCATCCTCTCAGATGCTTTGGGGCAGCCTCCAAGCACCAGCCTGTCCTTCAGATCTGCAGGCATCTTCCAAAGCATCCCTAGACACCTGTCACCATGGAGCCTTCAACAAATACGCACCAAGGCACGCGGGAATGAATATCAGCCAAAGAACCTCAAGCGCAAGCGGACCCATGGCTGGATCAAGCGTATTAGAACTCCCAGTGGGATCGAGGTGATCCTCCGACGCATGCTGAAATGCAGGAAATCACTGAGCCACTGA